The DNA segment GGCCAGGTGGAAGACATCAAATTCACCGGCCAGGGCTGCGCCATCAGCCAGGCCAGCGCCTCCATGATGACCGTCAAAATCAAAGGAACCGAAGGCGAAAAAGCCCGGGCCATGCTCGAAGACTTCCGCCACGTCGTCCTAGGCGATGCCCCCGTCAAAGACGAAGACGCCCTCGGCGAACTCATCCTCCTCGAAGGCGTCCAAAAATTCCCCCAGCGCGTCAAATGCGCCATGCTCGGCTGGCGTGCCCTGGAGCAGGCCATGGGCGAAAGCAAATAAGCCGTCAGCCCGCGCCTCGCCTAACACTAAGTAGCGAAAATATCGTGGATTGATCCCCGCCGATGCCCGAGCTGCCCGAAGTCGAAACCACCCTCCGCGGCGTCTCCCCCCATCTGGTCGGTCGGCGCATCCGCGAAGTGATCGTCCGCGAAAGCCGACTGCGTTGGCCCATCCCGGACACCATCCATGAGCTCGAAGGTTCCCTCATTACCGCAGGCAACCGGCGCGGGAAATACCTCCTCTTCACCAGCGCCAAAGGCACCCTCCTGCTGCACCTCGGCATGTCCGGCAGTCTGCGTGTGACGGACCCCGCCACCCCCTGGCGCAAGCACGACCACCTCGCCCTCACCACCGACCGCGACATGCAGGTCCGCCTCCATGACCCCCGTCGTTTCGGAGCCGCCCTCTTCATCCATGGCGACCCCTTGT comes from the Prosthecobacter fusiformis genome and includes:
- the sufU gene encoding Fe-S cluster assembly sulfur transfer protein SufU, yielding MALSDELRDLYQQVILDHSKNPRNHGQLTGDCVHVHGDNPTCGDEIDMWVKFGPAGQVEDIKFTGQGCAISQASASMMTVKIKGTEGEKARAMLEDFRHVVLGDAPVKDEDALGELILLEGVQKFPQRVKCAMLGWRALEQAMGESK